GAACCAGCGCTGGGACCACTCGGGAAGCGACGTGGCGATCCGAGCGTCGATCTCGGGGCGCTCCGGGCGCGGTCCGACGACGCTCATCGGCCCCCGCAGGATCAACCATAGCTGGGGGATCTCGTCGAAGTGTGTCCGTCTGAGGAGTCGGCCGACGCGAGTGACGCGCTCGTCCGACCCGCCGGCGTTCTCACTGCTCAGCGTCGCGCCGGTTTTGACCTCGGCGTTCTCGACCATGCTTCTGAACTTCGGGAGCTCGAAGGTCCGGCCGAAGCGCGTCGTTCGCAGCTGGGTGTAGATCACGGGTCCGGCGCTGTCGAGCTTGATTAGGACCGCGATCAGGACCATCAGCGGCAGGAGAGACACCAGCCCCACGGCGGCGAACAACACGTCGAACCCCCGTTTCAACGCTCGCTCGGATCGACTCCACGGCTCGAGGTCGACCCGCAGCAACTCCCCGTCCGCATCGGGGACGGTCAACACCCGGTTCGCTTGGTTCCGGTGGACCGCGACCGGGATCCCGCGCTCGTAGCAGGTCGTCAGCTGGTCGACGAACTGCCCGCGCCCGAGCGCCTCGAACGCGAGGACGACCGCGTCGACCTCGAGCTCCGAGAGAACCCTCTCGAACTGGGAGGGGGAACCGAGCCAGCCGAGTGCGTAGGCGCGCTTCCCGCCGTCGGTCATCGAGAGAGCGTCCTCGAGCTCCCGGTTGACGTCCTCGGAGACGAGATAGCCGACGAACGGTTCCGATCGCTCCGCGAGCCGCCGGATCTGCTCGGGGTCGTCACCGACGACGAGCGTACGCGACGACACTTCGACCATCGTTACCGCCCCCCGCTCGTCTGGACCGCCGACTGATCGACCCCCGTCCCCGTTCTGACGGCCTGTTTCGGCCCGCTGTAGGCGTGTTTCATCGGCGGAGCATCCCCTCATGTCGGGCTCCGAATCGAACACTGCGTCCGATCGCGCGATCCGTTCGCTTCGTTCGGCTGTTTCTCCGTCGACAGTAAAAGGATACCTATTCATACACCCCGACGCCGGGGGCCGTTCGCGGGCCGCCTTCCTAGCCGACCGGGACCGACACGACAGTCTCATCGTTCCTCTCGGCGTGCGACGGCGATCGTCCTGATGGCCGAGCCGCTGCTTCGACGCGTGTGCCGACAGCACCGCCGAGAATACGGAACGGTTGTCGCGTTCAGTCGTCGTGACGGAGGGACTCCATCGGGGACGACGGTACCGCCGGTAGCCCGGTCACGAACTCCACGTCGTCGGATTCGGACCGATTGATGTCGGCCGGCGTCGACACGGCGCGGCCGCTCTCGATCAGGCTGGTGATGACGTAGCCGACCGCGAGCGCACCGAGCACTGAAC
This is a stretch of genomic DNA from Halalkalicoccus subterraneus. It encodes these proteins:
- a CDS encoding sugar transferase; this encodes MVEVSSRTLVVGDDPEQIRRLAERSEPFVGYLVSEDVNRELEDALSMTDGGKRAYALGWLGSPSQFERVLSELEVDAVVLAFEALGRGQFVDQLTTCYERGIPVAVHRNQANRVLTVPDADGELLRVDLEPWSRSERALKRGFDVLFAAVGLVSLLPLMVLIAVLIKLDSAGPVIYTQLRTTRFGRTFELPKFRSMVENAEVKTGATLSSENAGGSDERVTRVGRLLRRTHFDEIPQLWLILRGPMSVVGPRPERPEIDARIATSLPEWSQRWFVKPGLTGLAQVNDATSFSPERKLEWDLEYIHRQSFAFDLRLVGHQIRIVLRDAFALWGR